In the Mastacembelus armatus chromosome 17, fMasArm1.2, whole genome shotgun sequence genome, one interval contains:
- the erich2 gene encoding glutamate-rich protein 2 isoform X5 has translation MNRLECLGISSTGSQKPPKGEVTSAHAETHKANDTVVKKKVTDKPGSLPVHAPPCSVQETPKPDSPNENVVTMDVCAPKISINITARVGEQAELAAPDEELKMKAQSSESVLTGEKTHVPPQVEPFPMHEEHLEEEQTEDEDTEDEEVMAPVELIIEFLRAVMDRDFQLASKLCQMILVYEPDNPEANEFLSLIQKKLLEEQEGSNEEDEAEEDDGDEDDDDSDDDDENESDVSVSDEEPSNSSSSSCSSSSSSSGDEKEEEDQENRHKPCPPSHVSP, from the exons ATGAACAG GCTAGAGTGTTTGGGGATATCCTCCACTGGTTCACAGAAACCG CCAAAAGGAGAAGTGACCTCTGCTCATGCTGAGACCCACAAAGCCAATG ACACTGTGGTGAAAAAGAAAGTCACTGACAAACCTGG GAGCCTTCCTGTTCACGCACCACCATGTTCTGTACAG GAGACTCCAAAGCCCGATTCTCCAAATGAGAATGTTGTGACAATGGATG TGTGTGCTCCAAAGATCAGCATCAACATAACAGCAAG AGTTGGAGAACAAGCAGAGTTAGCTGCTCCTGATGaagagctgaaaatgaaagcacAGTCCTCAGAGTCAGTGTTAACAG GAGAAAAGACTCATGTACCTCCACAAGTTGAACCTTTCCCCATGCATGAGGAACACTTGGAGGAAGAACAAACGGAGGACGAGGATACTGAGGATGAAGAAGTTATGGCCCCGGTGGAGCTGATAATTGAG TTCCTCAGAGCTGTGATGGACAGAGACTTTCAGCTGGCCAGCAAACTGTGTCAGATGA TTCTCGTCTATGAACCAGACAATCCTGAGGCCAATGAGTTTCTCTCACTCATCCAGAAGAAGCTGCTCGAGG AGCAAGAGGGGAGCAATGAAGAAgatgaagcagaagaagatgatggtgatgaggatgatgatgatagtgatgatgatgatgaaaatgagTCAGATGTTTCTGTAAGTGACGAGGAGCCCTCTAACAGCTCCTCTTCAtcctgctcctcttcttcctcctcatcaggtgatgagaaggaagaagaggatcAGGAGAACAGACACAAGCCATGTCCTCCTTCTCACGTTTCCCCATAA
- the erich2 gene encoding glutamate-rich protein 2 isoform X3, protein MNRLECLGISSTGSQKPPKGEVTSAHAETHKANDTVVKKKVTDKPGRSLPVHAPPCSVQVSCQETPKPDSPNENVVTMDVCAPKISINITARVGEQAELAAPDEELKMKAQSSESVLTEKTHVPPQVEPFPMHEEHLEEEQTEDEDTEDEEVMAPVELIIEFLRAVMDRDFQLASKLCQMILVYEPDNPEANEFLSLIQKKLLEEQEGSNEEDEAEEDDGDEDDDDSDDDDENESDVSVSDEEPSNSSSSSCSSSSSSSGDEKEEEDQENRHKPCPPSHVSP, encoded by the exons ATGAACAG GCTAGAGTGTTTGGGGATATCCTCCACTGGTTCACAGAAACCG CCAAAAGGAGAAGTGACCTCTGCTCATGCTGAGACCCACAAAGCCAATG ACACTGTGGTGAAAAAGAAAGTCACTGACAAACCTGG CAGGAGCCTTCCTGTTCACGCACCACCATGTTCTGTACAG GTTTCTTGCCAGGAGACTCCAAAGCCCGATTCTCCAAATGAGAATGTTGTGACAATGGATG TGTGTGCTCCAAAGATCAGCATCAACATAACAGCAAG AGTTGGAGAACAAGCAGAGTTAGCTGCTCCTGATGaagagctgaaaatgaaagcacAGTCCTCAGAGTCAGTGTTAACAG AAAAGACTCATGTACCTCCACAAGTTGAACCTTTCCCCATGCATGAGGAACACTTGGAGGAAGAACAAACGGAGGACGAGGATACTGAGGATGAAGAAGTTATGGCCCCGGTGGAGCTGATAATTGAG TTCCTCAGAGCTGTGATGGACAGAGACTTTCAGCTGGCCAGCAAACTGTGTCAGATGA TTCTCGTCTATGAACCAGACAATCCTGAGGCCAATGAGTTTCTCTCACTCATCCAGAAGAAGCTGCTCGAGG AGCAAGAGGGGAGCAATGAAGAAgatgaagcagaagaagatgatggtgatgaggatgatgatgatagtgatgatgatgatgaaaatgagTCAGATGTTTCTGTAAGTGACGAGGAGCCCTCTAACAGCTCCTCTTCAtcctgctcctcttcttcctcctcatcaggtgatgagaaggaagaagaggatcAGGAGAACAGACACAAGCCATGTCCTCCTTCTCACGTTTCCCCATAA
- the erich2 gene encoding glutamate-rich protein 2 isoform X4, with product MNRLECLGISSTGSQKPPKGEVTSAHAETHKANDTVVKKKVTDKPGRSLPVHAPPCSVQETPKPDSPNENVVTMDVCAPKISINITARVGEQAELAAPDEELKMKAQSSESVLTGEKTHVPPQVEPFPMHEEHLEEEQTEDEDTEDEEVMAPVELIIEFLRAVMDRDFQLASKLCQMILVYEPDNPEANEFLSLIQKKLLEEQEGSNEEDEAEEDDGDEDDDDSDDDDENESDVSVSDEEPSNSSSSSCSSSSSSSGDEKEEEDQENRHKPCPPSHVSP from the exons ATGAACAG GCTAGAGTGTTTGGGGATATCCTCCACTGGTTCACAGAAACCG CCAAAAGGAGAAGTGACCTCTGCTCATGCTGAGACCCACAAAGCCAATG ACACTGTGGTGAAAAAGAAAGTCACTGACAAACCTGG CAGGAGCCTTCCTGTTCACGCACCACCATGTTCTGTACAG GAGACTCCAAAGCCCGATTCTCCAAATGAGAATGTTGTGACAATGGATG TGTGTGCTCCAAAGATCAGCATCAACATAACAGCAAG AGTTGGAGAACAAGCAGAGTTAGCTGCTCCTGATGaagagctgaaaatgaaagcacAGTCCTCAGAGTCAGTGTTAACAG GAGAAAAGACTCATGTACCTCCACAAGTTGAACCTTTCCCCATGCATGAGGAACACTTGGAGGAAGAACAAACGGAGGACGAGGATACTGAGGATGAAGAAGTTATGGCCCCGGTGGAGCTGATAATTGAG TTCCTCAGAGCTGTGATGGACAGAGACTTTCAGCTGGCCAGCAAACTGTGTCAGATGA TTCTCGTCTATGAACCAGACAATCCTGAGGCCAATGAGTTTCTCTCACTCATCCAGAAGAAGCTGCTCGAGG AGCAAGAGGGGAGCAATGAAGAAgatgaagcagaagaagatgatggtgatgaggatgatgatgatagtgatgatgatgatgaaaatgagTCAGATGTTTCTGTAAGTGACGAGGAGCCCTCTAACAGCTCCTCTTCAtcctgctcctcttcttcctcctcatcaggtgatgagaaggaagaagaggatcAGGAGAACAGACACAAGCCATGTCCTCCTTCTCACGTTTCCCCATAA
- the erich2 gene encoding glutamate-rich protein 2 isoform X8: protein MNRLECLGISSTGSQKPPKGEVTSAHAETHKANDTVVKKKVTDKPGSLPVHAPPCSVQISINITARVGEQAELAAPDEELKMKAQSSESVLTGEKTHVPPQVEPFPMHEEHLEEEQTEDEDTEDEEVMAPVELIIEFLRAVMDRDFQLASKLCQMILVYEPDNPEANEFLSLIQKKLLEEQEGSNEEDEAEEDDGDEDDDDSDDDDENESDVSVSDEEPSNSSSSSCSSSSSSSGDEKEEEDQENRHKPCPPSHVSP from the exons ATGAACAG GCTAGAGTGTTTGGGGATATCCTCCACTGGTTCACAGAAACCG CCAAAAGGAGAAGTGACCTCTGCTCATGCTGAGACCCACAAAGCCAATG ACACTGTGGTGAAAAAGAAAGTCACTGACAAACCTGG GAGCCTTCCTGTTCACGCACCACCATGTTCTGTACAG ATCAGCATCAACATAACAGCAAG AGTTGGAGAACAAGCAGAGTTAGCTGCTCCTGATGaagagctgaaaatgaaagcacAGTCCTCAGAGTCAGTGTTAACAG GAGAAAAGACTCATGTACCTCCACAAGTTGAACCTTTCCCCATGCATGAGGAACACTTGGAGGAAGAACAAACGGAGGACGAGGATACTGAGGATGAAGAAGTTATGGCCCCGGTGGAGCTGATAATTGAG TTCCTCAGAGCTGTGATGGACAGAGACTTTCAGCTGGCCAGCAAACTGTGTCAGATGA TTCTCGTCTATGAACCAGACAATCCTGAGGCCAATGAGTTTCTCTCACTCATCCAGAAGAAGCTGCTCGAGG AGCAAGAGGGGAGCAATGAAGAAgatgaagcagaagaagatgatggtgatgaggatgatgatgatagtgatgatgatgatgaaaatgagTCAGATGTTTCTGTAAGTGACGAGGAGCCCTCTAACAGCTCCTCTTCAtcctgctcctcttcttcctcctcatcaggtgatgagaaggaagaagaggatcAGGAGAACAGACACAAGCCATGTCCTCCTTCTCACGTTTCCCCATAA
- the erich2 gene encoding glutamate-rich protein 2 isoform X7, which yields MNRLECLGISSTGSQKPPKGEVTSAHAETHKANDTVVKKKVTDKPGRSLPVHAPPCSVQISINITARVGEQAELAAPDEELKMKAQSSESVLTGEKTHVPPQVEPFPMHEEHLEEEQTEDEDTEDEEVMAPVELIIEFLRAVMDRDFQLASKLCQMILVYEPDNPEANEFLSLIQKKLLEEQEGSNEEDEAEEDDGDEDDDDSDDDDENESDVSVSDEEPSNSSSSSCSSSSSSSGDEKEEEDQENRHKPCPPSHVSP from the exons ATGAACAG GCTAGAGTGTTTGGGGATATCCTCCACTGGTTCACAGAAACCG CCAAAAGGAGAAGTGACCTCTGCTCATGCTGAGACCCACAAAGCCAATG ACACTGTGGTGAAAAAGAAAGTCACTGACAAACCTGG CAGGAGCCTTCCTGTTCACGCACCACCATGTTCTGTACAG ATCAGCATCAACATAACAGCAAG AGTTGGAGAACAAGCAGAGTTAGCTGCTCCTGATGaagagctgaaaatgaaagcacAGTCCTCAGAGTCAGTGTTAACAG GAGAAAAGACTCATGTACCTCCACAAGTTGAACCTTTCCCCATGCATGAGGAACACTTGGAGGAAGAACAAACGGAGGACGAGGATACTGAGGATGAAGAAGTTATGGCCCCGGTGGAGCTGATAATTGAG TTCCTCAGAGCTGTGATGGACAGAGACTTTCAGCTGGCCAGCAAACTGTGTCAGATGA TTCTCGTCTATGAACCAGACAATCCTGAGGCCAATGAGTTTCTCTCACTCATCCAGAAGAAGCTGCTCGAGG AGCAAGAGGGGAGCAATGAAGAAgatgaagcagaagaagatgatggtgatgaggatgatgatgatagtgatgatgatgatgaaaatgagTCAGATGTTTCTGTAAGTGACGAGGAGCCCTCTAACAGCTCCTCTTCAtcctgctcctcttcttcctcctcatcaggtgatgagaaggaagaagaggatcAGGAGAACAGACACAAGCCATGTCCTCCTTCTCACGTTTCCCCATAA
- the erich2 gene encoding glutamate-rich protein 2 isoform X2: MNRLECLGISSTGSQKPPKGEVTSAHAETHKANDTVVKKKVTDKPGSLPVHAPPCSVQVSCQETPKPDSPNENVVTMDVCAPKISINITARVGEQAELAAPDEELKMKAQSSESVLTGEKTHVPPQVEPFPMHEEHLEEEQTEDEDTEDEEVMAPVELIIEFLRAVMDRDFQLASKLCQMILVYEPDNPEANEFLSLIQKKLLEEQEGSNEEDEAEEDDGDEDDDDSDDDDENESDVSVSDEEPSNSSSSSCSSSSSSSGDEKEEEDQENRHKPCPPSHVSP, translated from the exons ATGAACAG GCTAGAGTGTTTGGGGATATCCTCCACTGGTTCACAGAAACCG CCAAAAGGAGAAGTGACCTCTGCTCATGCTGAGACCCACAAAGCCAATG ACACTGTGGTGAAAAAGAAAGTCACTGACAAACCTGG GAGCCTTCCTGTTCACGCACCACCATGTTCTGTACAG GTTTCTTGCCAGGAGACTCCAAAGCCCGATTCTCCAAATGAGAATGTTGTGACAATGGATG TGTGTGCTCCAAAGATCAGCATCAACATAACAGCAAG AGTTGGAGAACAAGCAGAGTTAGCTGCTCCTGATGaagagctgaaaatgaaagcacAGTCCTCAGAGTCAGTGTTAACAG GAGAAAAGACTCATGTACCTCCACAAGTTGAACCTTTCCCCATGCATGAGGAACACTTGGAGGAAGAACAAACGGAGGACGAGGATACTGAGGATGAAGAAGTTATGGCCCCGGTGGAGCTGATAATTGAG TTCCTCAGAGCTGTGATGGACAGAGACTTTCAGCTGGCCAGCAAACTGTGTCAGATGA TTCTCGTCTATGAACCAGACAATCCTGAGGCCAATGAGTTTCTCTCACTCATCCAGAAGAAGCTGCTCGAGG AGCAAGAGGGGAGCAATGAAGAAgatgaagcagaagaagatgatggtgatgaggatgatgatgatagtgatgatgatgatgaaaatgagTCAGATGTTTCTGTAAGTGACGAGGAGCCCTCTAACAGCTCCTCTTCAtcctgctcctcttcttcctcctcatcaggtgatgagaaggaagaagaggatcAGGAGAACAGACACAAGCCATGTCCTCCTTCTCACGTTTCCCCATAA
- the erich2 gene encoding glutamate-rich protein 2 isoform X1, whose amino-acid sequence MNRLECLGISSTGSQKPPKGEVTSAHAETHKANDTVVKKKVTDKPGRSLPVHAPPCSVQVSCQETPKPDSPNENVVTMDVCAPKISINITARVGEQAELAAPDEELKMKAQSSESVLTGEKTHVPPQVEPFPMHEEHLEEEQTEDEDTEDEEVMAPVELIIEFLRAVMDRDFQLASKLCQMILVYEPDNPEANEFLSLIQKKLLEEQEGSNEEDEAEEDDGDEDDDDSDDDDENESDVSVSDEEPSNSSSSSCSSSSSSSGDEKEEEDQENRHKPCPPSHVSP is encoded by the exons ATGAACAG GCTAGAGTGTTTGGGGATATCCTCCACTGGTTCACAGAAACCG CCAAAAGGAGAAGTGACCTCTGCTCATGCTGAGACCCACAAAGCCAATG ACACTGTGGTGAAAAAGAAAGTCACTGACAAACCTGG CAGGAGCCTTCCTGTTCACGCACCACCATGTTCTGTACAG GTTTCTTGCCAGGAGACTCCAAAGCCCGATTCTCCAAATGAGAATGTTGTGACAATGGATG TGTGTGCTCCAAAGATCAGCATCAACATAACAGCAAG AGTTGGAGAACAAGCAGAGTTAGCTGCTCCTGATGaagagctgaaaatgaaagcacAGTCCTCAGAGTCAGTGTTAACAG GAGAAAAGACTCATGTACCTCCACAAGTTGAACCTTTCCCCATGCATGAGGAACACTTGGAGGAAGAACAAACGGAGGACGAGGATACTGAGGATGAAGAAGTTATGGCCCCGGTGGAGCTGATAATTGAG TTCCTCAGAGCTGTGATGGACAGAGACTTTCAGCTGGCCAGCAAACTGTGTCAGATGA TTCTCGTCTATGAACCAGACAATCCTGAGGCCAATGAGTTTCTCTCACTCATCCAGAAGAAGCTGCTCGAGG AGCAAGAGGGGAGCAATGAAGAAgatgaagcagaagaagatgatggtgatgaggatgatgatgatagtgatgatgatgatgaaaatgagTCAGATGTTTCTGTAAGTGACGAGGAGCCCTCTAACAGCTCCTCTTCAtcctgctcctcttcttcctcctcatcaggtgatgagaaggaagaagaggatcAGGAGAACAGACACAAGCCATGTCCTCCTTCTCACGTTTCCCCATAA
- the erich2 gene encoding glutamate-rich protein 2 isoform X6, translating to MNRLECLGISSTGSQKPPKGEVTSAHAETHKANDTVVKKKVTDKPGRSLPVHAPPCSVQVSCQETPKPDSPNENVVTMDVCAPKISINITARVGEQAELAAPDEELKMKAQSSESVLTVEPFPMHEEHLEEEQTEDEDTEDEEVMAPVELIIEFLRAVMDRDFQLASKLCQMILVYEPDNPEANEFLSLIQKKLLEEQEGSNEEDEAEEDDGDEDDDDSDDDDENESDVSVSDEEPSNSSSSSCSSSSSSSGDEKEEEDQENRHKPCPPSHVSP from the exons ATGAACAG GCTAGAGTGTTTGGGGATATCCTCCACTGGTTCACAGAAACCG CCAAAAGGAGAAGTGACCTCTGCTCATGCTGAGACCCACAAAGCCAATG ACACTGTGGTGAAAAAGAAAGTCACTGACAAACCTGG CAGGAGCCTTCCTGTTCACGCACCACCATGTTCTGTACAG GTTTCTTGCCAGGAGACTCCAAAGCCCGATTCTCCAAATGAGAATGTTGTGACAATGGATG TGTGTGCTCCAAAGATCAGCATCAACATAACAGCAAG AGTTGGAGAACAAGCAGAGTTAGCTGCTCCTGATGaagagctgaaaatgaaagcacAGTCCTCAGAGTCAGTGTTAACAG TTGAACCTTTCCCCATGCATGAGGAACACTTGGAGGAAGAACAAACGGAGGACGAGGATACTGAGGATGAAGAAGTTATGGCCCCGGTGGAGCTGATAATTGAG TTCCTCAGAGCTGTGATGGACAGAGACTTTCAGCTGGCCAGCAAACTGTGTCAGATGA TTCTCGTCTATGAACCAGACAATCCTGAGGCCAATGAGTTTCTCTCACTCATCCAGAAGAAGCTGCTCGAGG AGCAAGAGGGGAGCAATGAAGAAgatgaagcagaagaagatgatggtgatgaggatgatgatgatagtgatgatgatgatgaaaatgagTCAGATGTTTCTGTAAGTGACGAGGAGCCCTCTAACAGCTCCTCTTCAtcctgctcctcttcttcctcctcatcaggtgatgagaaggaagaagaggatcAGGAGAACAGACACAAGCCATGTCCTCCTTCTCACGTTTCCCCATAA
- the LOC113134776 gene encoding kidney mitochondrial carrier protein 1, translating into MSNVNWKPFVFGGLASVTAECGTFPIDLAKTRLQVQGQVGDSKYREIRYKGMIHAIARIGREEGPRALYSGIAPAMLRQASYGTIKIGTYQSFKRLLVDRPEDETLLTNVLCGVLSGVISSSIANPTDVLKIRMQAQGNVIQGSMMGNFINIYQEEGTRGLWKGVSLTAQRAAIVVGVELPVYDITKKHLILSGYMGDTVYTHFLSSFVCGLAGALASNPVDVVRTRMMNQRGGALYQGTLDCLLQTWRSEGFMALYKGFFPNWLRLGPWNIIFFLTYEQLKKINV; encoded by the exons ATGTCTAACGTCAACTGGAAGCCGTTTGTGTTCGGCGGGCTAGCCTCAGTGACGGCGGAGTGCG GGACCTTCCCAATCGACCTAGCCAAGACCCGTCTCCAAGTACAAGGTCAAGTGGGCGACAGCAAGTACCGGGAGATCCGCTACAAAGGCATGATCCACGCTATAGCCAGGATAGGAAGAGAGGAGGGGCCGCGGGCTCTGTATTCAGG AATAGCTCCTGCCATGCTGCGCCAGGCCTCCTATGGGACCATAAAAATTGGCACATATCAGAGCTTCAAGCGACTGCTGGTTGACAGACCGGAGG ATGAGACCTTGCTGACTAATGTGCTGTGTGGTGTTCTCTCTGGAGTCATCTCCTCCTCTATCGCCAACCCTACTGATGTGCTGAAG ATCCGCATGCAGGCTCAGGGAAATGTGATCCAGGGCAGTATGATGGGCAACTTCATCAACATTTACCAGGAGGAGGGGACAAGAGGCCTGTGGAAG GGTGTCTCTCTAACAGCTCAGCGAGCAGCGATTGTAGTCGGGGTTGAACTACCGGTCTATGACATCACCAAGAAGCATCTGATCCTGTCTGGTTACATGGGGGACACGGTGTACACACACTTTTT ATCCAGCTTTGTGTGTGGTCTGGCCGGGGCTTTGGCCTCCAACCCAGTGGACGTGGTTCGTACGCGCATGATGAACCAAAGGGGAGGAGCTCTGTACCAGGGAACACTAGACTGTTTACTGCAG acGTGGCGCTCCGAGGGCTTCATGGCGCTCTATAAGGGCTTCTTTCCCAACTGGCTCCGCCTGGGACCGTGGAACATCATT TTTTTTCTAACCTATGAACAACTGAAGAAGATCAACGTGTGA